The sequence below is a genomic window from Ciona intestinalis chromosome 1, KH, whole genome shotgun sequence.
AGGTTACGGGTcgggcttgacgctgctaccatcgtgAGCGTGTGTCCTATGACAAGACCCTATAATAACCAAAGTAAATGGGTATACAACTGACATCTATGTTCTTTGCTAATAACCGCAGTTGCTCACACAATGGCCTCTAACGCAGCGGTTTCCAAACTTCACTAAAAGTTTTTCCTGGTGAACCCTTTGCAATTATTTAGAGAATTCGCGGGCGCATAATAACCCAAGAACGCTGtaggaaaatgtaaaaacaattgaatAGGGTAAGTGTTTAATGTGATACATTGCGAACCCTCTGAAACTGAGGGAACCTACTTTAAAAAACGCTGCTCTAAACGGAGTGTCTAAATTGTGACCCACTAAGTAACACATATAGCAACaccattttaacaactgcctTTCTGTATTTTCTTGTGTAATTAGATATTACCTATTTGCCCTAGCATAACTCCGGCAACTTCAATACATAAGCATATGCCGGTTTTTATTAAAGCATGTCATTTGTAACCGTTCCAACCTTTTATTCATTACGCCTATGTATCTTTTCAAAGCACTTCAAATATACACTCATTCGCATTGCGTTTCAAACTAACATACTAGAGCTTGATTTTCTCCTATAGTcaccaaaaaaaacatgagCTTCAAGTTTAAGTTTCTTTATTCGTCACATTACTGTGCTGACTGGCTAGCCAGGATTGAAACTTGCCACACACGGATAAGGTTATCAGTGTAACCAGCGAATAGGGTCTGAAAAATAGAAGTTTTTTGATAACTTAGTATAACCAAGAAACTTTACCTGTTTTTACTGCTTAAGTTATGGGTTCTacagcaatatttttaaatataatactgtggggtaagatggataccatcATCACATAAATATACCATATTTCCTAATAGGGGTTTTCTCAATTGACAacgttcttttaaaaaaaacagttatctAAATCTGTAAATACACTTGGGTttactgttaaaaaacaatcatttaaattcaaataatctattttgaactttttactATTGTGGGAAAGGAAACAGgtatataaatttgtaaataaatacacttgGTTTACTGTTAGAAAACAATCATTGttaatactatatattactatgTCTGTTCCTGTTCATCACTGCCTATCTGTCAAATACcttaaaatctattttctatttattatcATACCTGTCCATCAGGTGACCATGCCAATGACAAACACTCAGGTTGTCCAGCCTTGCTGTTTAGGTTGATTAACTCTGGTCGTAGTTCATCAAGAAGAGCCTTGCCTTCCAAATCCCAGATCTTAATGGTTGGCCCACAAGCAGCACAAAGCCAGTATCGGTTGGGTGAGAAAGCAAGAGCGTGGATTTCACTATCACCATTGCTCAAAGTGTAAAGGTGTTTGCCTGTAAATAATTAAGGTATTGAAACTATGCCATACAATATATTAGTTCCAAAGTGTATGTATATCATATGTACAGTTGAGCATACTTGTATATACAAATTACAATgcttatagaaaaaaatcctGGAACATTATGGAAGGATAAACTTATACCTCtggatattgtttttattataaacatccCTCTTACAGAAACTACAAGCTCTCATCATTGCAGAACTGTCATCATAATAATCAGGACAGTGTATATTGATGTAATCATTGAGCTTTTTATCTAACTACGCTCAAACCTAAAAGTCTGCTTATCCTTGAACTGCAATACATTCAGCAACTCGACCGTGGGCAtgaagtggcaaccatggataagtcgttcaagttcccacccaaaagggtataaatgaccaaaccaagtAAAAGGCATGTCCAGTTATCCACAcgctgcaatagcttcagcaactcgacagCGGGCATAGAAAAtcaacataaacatcttattaCCTTCACTAAGATCCCACAACATAGCTTGTCCATCTTTACCACCGGAGGCACAAAGAGAGCCATCAGGTGAGACAGTCACAGAGTTAATGAACGCTGTGTGCCCGTAGTGGTTGGTCTTCAGCTTGCAGTTAGTCAAGTTCCAAACCTGCGTGTGTCTTGTTAATTAACAAATAACTTTCAATGCATTTATATAGTTGTAGAGCTAATGGTTAACCCATATACTTTATGACtttcattgttttacaaactaaaatgtaataatttcTTGACACTTAAAGGGTTGCATACAAGCTAGCCATTATGTAGATCATGTAGGCACAGCTTGTAAAAACTCCTACCAGATGAGCCTTTGAGGAAAAATCCGAAACAGTTATGGTTTAGTTTTTACCTTGACCACTTTATCCCAGCCGCTGGAAACGATGATTGGGGTGTTGGGGTTCGGGGAGAATTGAACGCACGATACCCAGTCAGTGTGACTGTCCTCCTGTAGTGGGTTAGTATAATGTGAATGGGGTAATGAACAAATATGAGTCAGAAGAAAACTCTGTCATGGGCTTTTATATTGGTATCAAACAAGAAACTTGTGACTATAATTGTTTATAGATCTGTGCTTCAAGTAGATAAACCAGACAagctttttattcttttattttaccagAACTATAAACCTTTTAATTGGAAATCAACCAGCTGTTTATGTGTAAAGTGAATGGAAGAGTCTTAAACAGCTTGGCAAAAgctttttcaaattttacgCTTCTGCAGTGCCCTATTATTTTACCCTaacaattactccaacactTAGGAATTTGagccattactccaacacagttatttagaccagagttacCTAATTACCAAACATATAACTGTTTACCCCCACCCACCATGATGGTATATTTGCATTGACCGAGGGTGTTCCACAACTTGATGGTTCCGTCACGGGAAGCGGAAATGATCTGTCGGTTGTCACCGGAGAAAGCGACCGACATAACATCCTTGGTGTGCCCGCAGAAACGACGGGTGGTAACTCCCCTAAGTAAAGAAAGGTAGTAAAATCCATGGGTGCAGTcaggaatttaaaaaaggaaaactttgttttgaaacattttacaCACCACACAAAAATAGATGTGTGTAGCATGGTAATATCATTCCTTATTGTCGCAAATGGGCGGTATAGACCCTCCTATTAAAATTACATGTACAGGTTTTGAGACAAAGTGTTCATTGATATTTGTGCTTGGTCAGTAAATAAAGTGACATCATGACTCAGTAGtctaacatgttaaaaacatcATCCCAAGCAgaataactttatttagtCTTAACATAAAAACTGGTGTGGGTCCATAATGAAGCCACTAAGCATTAAATGCCCCTAATTAAATATGAAGGCTCTTTGCAGCCAGTGGCGCACCAAGATAAAAAGACTGAAACAAGTTATGGCAGTGTTTCAAGGAATATGCTTATGAGTCATGTTCATATGATGTGAAGTCATGTAACTACAAGTTTCCTGCCATGTACATGAAAGCCTAATCCTTTCCTTCTGTCCACTGAACACAGTAAACATACTTCTGTCCACTGAACACAGTAAACATACTTCTGTCCACTGAACACAGTAAACATATCACTACAAAAACATCTTCAGCTTACTGTTGCAAGTTCCAGAGCCTAAGATCGAAATCCCATGAACCAGAGAGAGCAAATTGTCCATCAGATGAAATAACGACGTCCGACACAAAGTGTGAGTGACCACACAGTCTTCGGTTCATAACGCCGTACGTGTTCTCATCCCGAGTCAGTTTCCATACGATCAGAGACTGATCTGgtttaaaataggttttattactattttaaaatgaaaaatagattttaataatattttaaagtggAAAATACAGGATATAAACTTGGGGCCATGTTTTTTGGTTGACTCGGAcattaataagttttaacagTAAATCCACAGGTCaaagaagttttaaatatttttacggACTTTTTTACCTGTcataaaattgtataaatcTTAGAATTTTCTACGCCAACAATTTGCCGCAAAATGGTTTAAAGTCCAAGCAAACCCAGTGCATTTTACAACCGAATGTAGCTTACGGTTATACGTTAATCCGTACAAAATTCGTCAATAAAAACGGATTTACTTATCCAATCTATAGTaactaaacttaaaaatacatatgtttactcttttctttattatattaaGCTATCCCTTGACTACAAGTCGAAAACGCGAGCCGAGGCATCGACTACTGTAGGAAACTCACCCCTGGAGGCAGACAGAATCATTTCTGGAATAGCTGGGGTTGTAGCGATTTTTGTCACCCATCCTTTATGCCCTTTAAGGGTACCCCTAAGGGTCATTTGTTCCGTAgccatattttaatattgaatcTGTAGTTGGTCAGATTCCGGCAGATAAAGCTCCCAACTAACCTACAATAGCCACCATAACTCGGCAGCCACGAAAAGAAAGACCACACTCGATCCAGCGAAACATGGAGTCCACATCCGCAAGGTGGCTAGCGagtaaatttatttcgtccCCTTCCACGTTACAGCTATTagcaattcaaaaaataacaaatctttttcttttattaaaatgagGCAGAATATATGActaaaaaataggaaaaaagcattttttttatatttgttataatattatcTTTGTTTGAAACGATTTTCACCGATTCTATCAGACAGCTGTTTGCTTATGTctaccagagtccgtataaacggtttatatacggactctaaTGTCtactacattattaaaaccATAAAGGTTAAATTATCTTCACAATAACTTGCAGGAagacttttatttttgttctaaaattacaattaagaaatacaaaacacgTTACATTCTAACAGtactaattttaaatattcggAAGAAACTGATTAAACACTACGCTAAATTAGAACTGCAACGTACAAACAGTAACAAGGAAAGAAACTACACAAAAAGTTGAAGAAATTGTAGGAATGTGCAAATGGAAACAAAATTGTGGGCTAAAAATGTATGAAAACTGCAAGACACATGATTTTTGGCACCAAAATAGGAATTAAAAAGTGCAAATAAATgtggaaatttataaaaatataaaccatttttagACTGTTAAAAGCATGGTAAATATGATAATCCCACTTTAAAATTAGTCAACTGCAGACACTACATATtagtttatagttttatatgtCAACACTCACGAATCTGAATTTACCCTTACAGAAAATAGCAcccaaatattttacaaaacaaaaaatagagaaccttaataataattgaaaaatattgttactttaaatatgtttgacATTAAAGTATCTCTTGGTGCCTGTAGcgttttaaaaagcaaataaaatactctaacattgtatataaaagCTTACAAATATTAgacttgtgtttttataaaaggcTCAACACAATCTATGTCAAATAGACTTATGCAAATGAGCTACTTAATCATCGCAAACTATACAGATAGTGAAGTGTGTCTCACATGATAATCCTAATTTTTGTTCCATAGAATGTATTTGAATTGATATTTCTTtcaataatttgattttctaaacaaggtgtataaaatatccATTCTAACCAAGGAGAACTGGGTGATACCAtcattttaaacaacccatacgCACATGTTATAATTCGATTTTAGCCAACCCCTTACCCTtaccaaaatatttcaattactATGTTTCCTTGACCCATTCATTAGGAGTGGTTTATTTTCAGTGGCAAGTGAAGCGTAATCATAATCGCCAACTGCCGACTGATGGAAACGACCCCTGTTGGCGAAATCTTCATTATCGACAGTAAGTTGGGTGGGTACCATGGTGTAGGGGGCCGTGGTCATCGGGGTGACCACAAACTGCTCGGGGACCGGGGGCTTTTTGCTAGAAATAAGAGGGGTGAGTTTTCAAGTgggattattatttttcaagcaggattatttaaaaactattaaaagaTTACTGGTACTGCCGTATAAGAAGATGTTAGAACttaacaatgagcatgaggtgtatgaatacaccatgtgtgtctggtgtataagaagacacccatgttataacttgacagtgagcatgaggtgtatgaatacaccatgtgtgtctggtgtataagaagacacccatgttataacttgacagtaagcatgaggtgtatgaataaccatgtgtgtctggtgtataagatgacacccaagttataacttgacagtaagcatgaggtgtatgaatacaccatgtgtgtctggtgtataagaagacacctgtgttaaactTGATAGTAAGCAATAAAGTAAATCAAtaaccatgtgtgtttggtgtataagatgacatccaagttataacttgacagtaagcatgaggtgtatgaatacaccatgtgtgtctggtgtaaagACACGtgtaatgtaatataaagcaatataaataaatcaatttaaCCTTCCCAGTCACACAGCACTCCCCAATACTAAACCATTCCACTACTCACTTGCACCACCCGCTGGTCACTTCTTTCACCCACTccacaaaactaaaatgcGCGGCAGCTCCGGGGTTCAAACCCGGGCTAAACAACGATGTATAAAGATAGATAAGAATGAAAGCAAGAATATTCGCAAGTGCATACACCCAGTGTATAAGGAACATCACTACTATGCTGAGGAATGCCtggaaataaatgaaataaattttatttgttatataaaattagACTGGACCAATTCTGAGGTGACATTGTGTCAGAAcatattgattaatgtggtgaatgcaatacaCTTTGCCTATGTCAGTTTGTTTATACACTTAACAGCAGAGttacaactatttttaaaacctatgGTTACATTGACACCCTAGGTTCCACTAATGTTAAGCCTATGTTAGTTATTAAGTTGATACTTTTAGGAAttataagtgtaactgtatcATAGCAGTGTCACTCaagattttactaaaaaaacaacaacaaaaacgctccaaaaaacgtaaaaaatgttaagCTTAGTGATTCGGCCATATAGAATCCCATATGTTTCTAATGAAGTTAATACTCACCGCGAACAATGAGGACCATCTATTGCACATGAAGGAATACCACGAGTGTGGTTGTTGGAGTATCTCATCCATGTCGTTAAAGTCTGAATGTTCACTCTGTTGagtaaattaaattgtttaaaattgaaatgaaTATAAGTTACAGCAATATTTGGGTAAAAACTTATCTATTCTCGCATGGTAGGAgaacaacgacagtcattataacatgggtgttctgttacatacacctcgtgcccagcGACTACTGATGAAttaacgtttttattttttgacgaATCATTTTCATACACAATGTGCTTTCACACCGATAATTAATATGCAGCACTTTTTCCagttaatgcaaaaaaatggcAAACTTAACTACAGTATATtcacataatttatttttgtcttaTGTTTTCCTTtcaatttcaaatattaaaaacaatgctTATGAAgaaatacatttaatattttacatcgTTGGTAGAATCATCTTCATCAACTTCCGGTTGATTCACAAATTCATCTTCTGTTGGTTCGAGTGGGGTTGGTGTCTGGTAAATACTTAATCTTACAACTAGTTTAGAAGAAACATTACTCCATTCCAGAGGTTAtcaaacttttctaaaaattttgcCTAATGATATTTCGTAGCCCTATACAAATCAAAGAGtgctatagaaaaaaattcaaaaaccacttaagtgaaaaaaaaaacacaaacttacAAATATGATAACCCTCTAAAAACTGCTGTGCGGACCCCAGTTGGTCTGCGGACCACAACTTGGAAACtgctattctattctatatgggtgacgGACTGAGGcataccatgggacctggggttaaGGCTATAGTTGGCACATTACATCGACATTGtctatgcacattctattctatatgggtgaggtccacAATCATCCATACATAAAttatatacagtttataaaacaaacctgATATTGAGTTTGTTCTTCTGTAGCTTCCACTGCATCGCTTGCATTATCATCAGGTTGATCAATGTTCTGTTAAATCAATATATATGagaataataaaagtaaatcaaCCGTATTAATTATGTCAACATTTCAACTAACCATGAACATTTAgataaattacctttttttggCCTTTGTAAAAACGAATGAATAAATTcctatatttaaaatctaattttatttaaactagaCTAGATAAAGTTCGATTTGAATAGAAGTTTTTTTGAATAGAAGATAAATTAAATCGAAgataaattttttgaatagaAGATTTGAATAGAAGATAAAGTTTGATTTGAAGGTTTGATTCTGAAAACCTCAAAAGGAAATTTTGGCTACATTAACTAGATTTTTTCATTCACAAAATcgcaaatatttattctttatgccTAAATATCAAACACcacaaaaactacaaaataattaccttttcattttcatcCAAACCATaactttgtttcaaatattctcTTCCTATTGATAATGTCAGTTAATTTCTATATCTAGGCTACAAAAATTTCATGTAATGATGAGTATTGTTTCTATTATTTCCCATCTCTTTATTATGTTAATTAAGAGACCTTTGGATGGTGAtagaaaagataaattaagattatgttattgttatttgttgcaACCCCACCAAGTTTAATGCTGGCATGGGAAATAAACATCACTACCTAACCTGTTCTTTGTATTGTGTCTTTCTGTGTGGTTGTTGCTGTTTCATTTTCCTTCTCCTGAAAATCAACAACTtccattatttaaatttctaacctatactactttatatatattatatatagtttaaagttaaatgaNNNNNNNNNNNNNNNNNNNNNNNNNNNNNNNNNNNNNNNNNNNNNNNNNNNNNNNNNNNNNNNNNNNNNNNNNNNNNNNNNNNNNNNNNNNNNNNNNNNNNNNNNNNNNNNNNNNNNNNNNNNNNNNNNNNNNNNNNNNNNNNNNNNNNNNNNNNNNNNNNNNNNNNNNNNNNNNNNNNNNNNNNNNNNNNNNNNNNNNNNNNNNNNNNNNNNNNNNNNNNNNNNNNNNNNNNNNNNNNNNNNNNNNNNNNNNNNNNNNNNNNNNNNNNNNNNNNNNNNNNNNNNNNNNNNNNNNNNNNNNNNNNNNNNNNNNNNNNNNNNNNNNNNNNNNNNNNNNNNNNNNNNNNNNNNNNNNNNNNNNNNNNNNNNNNNNNNNNNNNNNNNNNNNNNNNNNNNNNNNNNNNNNNNNNNNtattctattctatatgggtgacgGACTGAGGcataccatgggacctggggttaaGGCTATAGTTGGCACATTACATCGACATTGtctatgcacattctattctatatgaatgaGGTCCACAATCATCCATACATAAAttatatacagtttataaaacaaacctgATATTGAGTTTGTTCTTCTGTAGCTTCCACTGCATCGCTTGCATTATCATCAGGTTGATCAACGTtctgttaaaacaatatacattacaataataaaagtaaatcaaCCGTATTAATTATGTCAACATTTCAACTAAACATGAACATTAAGataaattacctttttatttgtGCTCTGTAAAAACTAATGAATAAATTAGTGTATActtaaaatctaattttatttaaactagaCTAGATAAAGTTCGATTTGAATAGAAGTTTTTTTGAATAGAAGATAACTTTTTTGaatagaatatttgaatagaAGATAAAGTTTGATTTGAAGGTTTGATTCTGAAAACCTCAAAAGGAAATTTTGGCCACATTAACTAGATTTTTTCATTCACAAAATcgcaaatatttattcttttatgcCTAAATATCAAACACcacaaaaactataaaaaaattaccttttcattttcatcCAAACCATAACTTTGTTTCAAATACTCTCTACCTGTTGATAATGTCAGTTAATTTCTATATCTAGGCTACAAAAATTTCATGTAATGATGAGTATTGTTTCTATTATTTCCCATCTCTTTATTATGTTAATTAAGAGACCTTTGGATGGTGAtagaaaagataaattaagattatgttattgttatttgttgcaACCCCACCAAGTTTAATGCTGGCATGGGAAATAAACATTACTATCTAACCTGTTCTTTGTATTGTGTCTTTCTGTGTGGCTGTTGCTGTTTCATTTTCCTTCTCCTGAAAATCAACAACTtccattatttaaatttctaacctatactactttatatatattatatatagtttaaagttaaatgacATACCTTTGATATTTTTTCCATGGTGTCAAGGTCCTTAGTAAATTCATCCATAGTTCCAGGTCTTATCTCGTTTGATCCGTAACTTACGTGTCTTACACGGGGGCTTGCCTTGCGTTGGTTGGGTGAGCTGGATTCCTATTTCGATTGAATGTTTGTACTTACTTAGTGTTAAGATTTTGAGGGTGAACACCAAAATTTAGGACAAAATTACGTTACTTTTGTTACTAAGTGAAAAACATTACATTGGATATCAGACTCAATAAAACAGGACgtattttatgaaatatcTTTATAATAAAAGCTTAACACATGGGTTACATTATGAagataataatatatacaccTTAATAAAAACACCTCCTGCCAACATATTGGAACATAATGCAGCAAACAAATAAACCATGCTCATGACAAAAAcatgcataaaataaaaatcttataaaaaatattggtttgtttaaaGGGAATCCATTTCGGTTAAACATTTCACAGTTTCTGAAAAAATCCCAGTGgcacagtaaaaaaaatagtggCCGAAAATGCAGTGAAACAAAATAGCAAAAATTACCATTCATTACTACTGCAGTCCTAATTAGTTTGTCATTGAGGTTTTTAAAAGATTGCCACTAATATAGCAGACACTACCGGTGTAAATATGCACCTTATATTTGCTGAAATTTTTAATTCGTTTGTCATAGCTCATAGCAAGAGCAAAATATGAGTAATCCACGGAAGCATACACCAACATGAAGTTACATGTTATCACGGGAGAAATGAGATTCAAATTTCCGATGAATATGAACAATAACGAGACGAGCCCAACGACGCATATCGCGATCACGGGTGTCTTGTTCGCTCCGAACTGAAACATGCAACATGCAGTGGGGAGGTTAGGGTTAAATGACacaatcacaaaaaaatatcaaaatttgtatatagatagaaataattaaatagaATATAGGTTGcatcaaagtttaaataaaatgaaacatgcTTTAAAGAAAATTGGATGGAATCAAACCGCTGAAGTGAAATCTATATAAaactatggggtaagacgggatacctttagcacttaatattaaaatatcctgatagtgttttaaacaattaacagcggtctatgtaagttgtgaggatacggttttatacctctttaaatgttctttgttgactaataaaataaaaaagttgtcccaccttccccaatcctactatatataacataggAATCTTAGCAAGGTGagtatttgtaaacaaagatgtttaacttttaaaataaaactgaggTTGGAAACACCAATGAGGTTTTTCACTTTATTggttggttgtaatgtttaatttaaaaacgcCCTAAATGTTCTCCataccaaatattttatatatgtgtgttggGTAGACGGGTGGTCcctttgttttgttaaataatttaattaaaagctataaaaatgtcataaacatatttatatatattataaatattgttttcatatcctttttgattaatttttttaattttatttactcaAA
It includes:
- the LOC100179473 gene encoding guanine nucleotide-binding protein subunit beta-2-like 1; protein product: MATEQMTLRGTLKGHKGWVTKIATTPAIPEMILSASRDQSLIVWKLTRDENTYGVMNRRLCGHSHFVSDVVISSDGQFALSGSWDFDLRLWNLQQGVTTRRFCGHTKDVMSVAFSGDNRQIISASRDGTIKLWNTLGQCKYTIMEDSHTDWVSCVQFSPNPNTPIIVSSGWDKVVKVWNLTNCKLKTNHYGHTAFINSVTVSPDGSLCASGGKDGQAMLWDLSEGKHLYTLSNGDSEIHALAFSPNRYWLCAACGPTIKIWDLEGKALLDELRPELINLNSKAGQPECLSLAWSPDGQTLFAGYTDNLIRVWQVSILASQSAQ